From a region of the Terriglobia bacterium genome:
- a CDS encoding glutaredoxin family protein has translation MQYEDRDVSADFNAVRELVETYQSRATPTIVIGDQVLIGFDPEQIDEALAR, from the coding sequence ATCCAATACGAAGACCGAGATGTGAGCGCCGACTTCAATGCAGTGCGCGAACTGGTGGAAACCTATCAGAGCCGCGCGACGCCCACCATCGTGATCGGCGACCAGGTGCTGATCGGGTTCGATCCCGAACAGATCGACGAGGCGCTTGCCCGCTGA
- a CDS encoding OsmC family protein, whose product MVEAVVNWTDKERFIGKASSGHAIVVDAGSDKSANGPMELVLIGLCSCTAVDVINILSKKREPFTGVQVRAEAERADSPPKVYTKIKLVYRVTGRVSKKAVEDAVRLSEEKHCSVAGMLKATAQITYAIELAEK is encoded by the coding sequence ATGGTCGAAGCAGTCGTGAATTGGACGGACAAAGAGCGCTTCATCGGCAAGGCCTCGAGCGGCCACGCGATCGTCGTGGACGCGGGATCCGACAAGTCCGCCAACGGCCCCATGGAGTTGGTTTTGATCGGCCTGTGCTCCTGCACCGCCGTCGATGTCATCAACATCCTGTCGAAGAAACGCGAGCCCTTCACCGGCGTCCAGGTCCGCGCTGAGGCGGAGCGCGCCGATTCGCCTCCGAAGGTGTACACGAAGATCAAGCTCGTCTACCGCGTGACCGGCAGGGTCTCGAAAAAGGCGGTGGAGGATGCGGTGCGCCTCTCGGAAGAGAAGCACTGCTCGGTGGCAGGCATGCTGAAGGCGACCGCGCAGATCACCTATGCCATTGAGCTCGCGGAAAAATGA
- a CDS encoding EamA family transporter, translated as MPAESHPVRGYLAIAGAAFCWGGAATLGKLVFTGRLLGGTVTAIDPLILAQTRTTFSLIVLAPLLAGVRGGRAFAMPVGDVLRCFVVGVAGVAASNFLYYFAIEKTTVATAIILQYTAPVWVLLYMVARRLQRATVQRVLAVAAAVIGAALAIGLVGHARLRLNPLGVLAALGAAFSFAFYNVFGHGLVARYERWRVLTYVLLGAALFWLVVNPPWKIAVAHYSGAQWGFLFFFACISVLLPFSLYFTGLQYLDATRAIVTSCLEPVFAILFAATFVAERLSWLQLMGVALVVAATIIVQLPDRKGAEPPTDATLAMAE; from the coding sequence TTGCCCGCTGAATCCCATCCAGTCCGTGGCTACCTGGCGATCGCCGGCGCCGCCTTCTGCTGGGGCGGCGCAGCGACGCTGGGGAAACTGGTTTTCACCGGCCGCCTGCTGGGCGGGACCGTCACCGCCATCGACCCGCTGATACTCGCCCAGACCCGCACCACCTTCTCGCTGATCGTCCTGGCGCCGCTTCTAGCCGGTGTCCGCGGAGGACGGGCTTTTGCCATGCCGGTCGGTGACGTGCTGCGGTGCTTCGTCGTCGGCGTAGCGGGAGTTGCGGCCTCGAATTTTCTCTACTACTTCGCCATCGAGAAAACGACGGTTGCGACCGCGATCATTCTCCAATACACAGCCCCAGTGTGGGTGCTGTTGTACATGGTGGCCCGAAGGCTGCAACGCGCCACGGTGCAACGCGTCCTCGCCGTCGCCGCGGCCGTGATCGGAGCGGCGCTGGCCATCGGGCTGGTCGGCCACGCGCGGCTGAGACTGAACCCGCTCGGAGTCCTTGCCGCCCTGGGGGCGGCGTTCTCGTTCGCTTTCTACAACGTCTTCGGTCACGGCCTGGTGGCCCGCTACGAGCGCTGGCGCGTCCTGACTTACGTGCTGCTGGGAGCAGCGCTGTTCTGGCTGGTGGTCAATCCTCCCTGGAAGATAGCAGTGGCGCATTACTCCGGCGCGCAGTGGGGGTTCCTCTTCTTCTTCGCTTGCATCTCGGTGCTGTTGCCCTTTTCCCTGTACTTCACCGGGCTCCAGTACCTCGACGCGACCCGCGCCATTGTGACGAGTTGTCTGGAACCGGTGTTCGCCATCCTGTTCGCCGCGACCTTTGTCGCCGAGCGGCTGTCCTGGTTGCAGCTGATGGGAGTGGCGCTGGTGGTGGCGGCAACCATCATCGTGCAGCTTCCGGACCGCAAGGGAGCGGAGCCTCCCACGGACGCCACCCTCGCTATGGCCGAGTGA
- a CDS encoding MBL fold metallo-hydrolase, translating to MKATLTVLGSGTSMGVPTIGCRCDVCNSPDPRDRRTRPSIMVEYEGHSVLIDTTPDFREQAIRERIRSLDAVIYTHAHADHILGLDDLRPLTFWRDSNIPLYADDTSADIIRRMFSYIFEGDYKYGGLARVELKTFSGPLELFGATFTPVKVMHGDTEIQGYRFGSAAYLTDHSDIPEESVAQLQGLDILFLDALRKRPHPTHSTLENSVKLVGRIQPKRAFFTHISHDLAHEQTNASLPPHIRLAHDGLKLEFEL from the coding sequence GACGGTGCTGGGGAGCGGAACGTCGATGGGCGTGCCCACCATCGGCTGCCGCTGCGACGTGTGCAACTCCCCCGACCCGCGCGACCGGCGCACGCGTCCCTCCATCATGGTGGAATACGAGGGCCACTCCGTTCTCATTGACACCACCCCCGATTTCCGCGAGCAGGCCATCCGCGAGCGCATCCGCAGCCTCGACGCCGTGATCTACACCCACGCACACGCCGACCACATCCTCGGGCTCGACGACCTCCGCCCACTTACCTTCTGGCGCGACTCGAACATCCCGCTCTACGCCGACGATACTTCCGCGGACATCATCCGCCGCATGTTCTCGTACATCTTCGAGGGCGACTACAAGTACGGCGGACTGGCGCGGGTAGAACTCAAGACCTTCAGCGGACCGCTGGAACTGTTCGGCGCGACGTTTACGCCCGTGAAAGTGATGCACGGCGACACCGAGATCCAAGGCTACCGCTTCGGCTCCGCCGCTTATCTCACCGACCACAGCGACATCCCGGAGGAATCGGTCGCCCAGTTGCAGGGCCTGGACATCCTCTTCCTCGACGCGCTGCGCAAGCGCCCCCATCCCACGCACTCGACCCTGGAGAACTCGGTCAAGCTGGTGGGGCGCATCCAACCGAAGCGGGCGTTCTTTACCCACATCTCGCACGACCTGGCGCACGAGCAGACCAACGCGTCCCTGCCTCCGCATATCCGCCTCGCGCACGACGGTCTGAAGCTGGAGTTCGAGCTCTGA
- a CDS encoding bifunctional riboflavin kinase/FAD synthetase, with the protein MQVFHHIEEVPRDFGPTVLSVGNFDGVHRAHQHVLKEMVRRAREIGGRAMVITFDPHPTRVLRPDVAPKLLTPLPRKLDLLSATGLDATLVLPFTRDLSLTSPHDFGVRILGKRLHAREVHEGANFHFGHKAAGNTDRLKEYGREAGFEVMAYPYMQVRGHKVSSSRIRELLREGNVSQARQLLGWTFSIVSTPGRGRGFGHKYTVPTINLSRYDELVPKDGVYITRTQVNGECFDSVTNIGNRPTFGSESFAIETHLLNFHPIELTAETKVELWFLRRLRDEIKFPSVDDLRVQIAHDVKRARRYFSLLPRVTRP; encoded by the coding sequence ATGCAAGTCTTCCATCACATCGAAGAGGTCCCGCGCGATTTCGGCCCCACTGTGCTGAGCGTCGGTAACTTCGACGGCGTGCACCGGGCCCACCAGCATGTGCTCAAGGAAATGGTGCGGCGGGCGCGGGAGATCGGCGGCAGGGCGATGGTGATCACATTCGACCCGCATCCTACACGCGTCCTCCGGCCCGACGTCGCCCCGAAGCTGCTCACCCCGCTTCCGCGGAAACTCGATCTTCTTTCGGCCACCGGCCTCGACGCTACCCTCGTGCTGCCCTTTACTCGCGATCTCTCGCTGACGTCACCGCACGATTTCGGCGTCAGGATCCTGGGCAAGCGCCTGCACGCCCGCGAGGTGCACGAAGGGGCAAACTTTCACTTCGGTCACAAGGCAGCAGGAAACACCGACCGGCTCAAGGAATACGGCCGCGAGGCCGGATTCGAAGTAATGGCTTACCCCTACATGCAGGTGCGCGGCCACAAGGTCTCGAGCAGCCGCATCCGTGAGCTCTTACGCGAGGGGAACGTCAGCCAGGCGCGCCAGCTGCTGGGCTGGACCTTCAGCATCGTCAGCACGCCGGGACGCGGACGAGGTTTCGGCCACAAGTACACGGTTCCGACCATCAATCTCTCGCGCTACGACGAGTTGGTGCCGAAGGACGGCGTGTACATCACGCGGACGCAGGTGAACGGCGAATGCTTCGACTCGGTGACCAACATCGGCAACCGGCCCACCTTCGGCTCGGAGTCATTCGCCATCGAGACTCATCTGCTCAATTTCCACCCCATCGAACTGACGGCGGAAACGAAGGTCGAATTGTGGTTCCTCCGCCGCCTGCGGGACGAGATCAAGTTCCCTTCCGTGGATGACCTGCGGGTACAGATCGCGCACGACGTGAAGAGAGCGCGGCGCTACTTCAGCCTGCTCCCCCGCGTCACTCGGCCATAG